One genomic window of Daphnia pulex isolate KAP4 chromosome 12, ASM2113471v1 includes the following:
- the LOC124209327 gene encoding uncharacterized protein LOC124209327 translates to MAEPIRMSALGRDAQVGNVYNYYTDAIIPNTGTPAPKECRLTPKCSIFYHQQPDKSYELGINSHFQKSINRGAVNLNGLWFANYLKPNPSEDDDMAKVDVFIKIVQQTEFLDQQYINSKMYDYKLDTGGLATHLVEEVVYGAEFICSMQRKIDQQETKESAEENLLRETKIYFDEVVSSNPMFTKPPVKLGNEVYCKMFSSLSKANPVLEGLFQQSISWLRNKATYMDKEKLIPVEILLRYIPEEMETRLRSERMNDLRTEIDWHRKWIDKESSRILKIATLDRVFPLAKVVCQFHGLLTPVWNEIEKFYGNIVLGTVSPSDQELTEFQLIKKLLRDMKDWLTQRPNEIKDICSLLDGKQLVALDLEHIRTSTTNNDEQLVKVQVKVLVLKVDHNENPAVDYIMQKVVDLQTKVLKLPVFSLITKLQEKLVDEVRNKLNKFANEADLSGCQNRSPSYYTALVSNSSLDDGTIRNFYFDKASNTISFGLVSVDDPKNSLEKPQQQNPPDGFNLINSMLPQTPMTPTVGPPLNQQQIQIENCGPFSATASSVTTNTNLDDHENQIGMVIDESSALSSDLEITEDAGSNNTTANSKDMVQFFAKTETENSNKTEIEPNAAAISRKADAEQDLSVHKTEKMKVNDVAEETPSRTASTAADFIQKSSAAAGGKQKIKQHSDSNDRERHVGQSDQKLDRYESNSQSNPERHAKNRSDSSRQEEDGTTQDQDQDETKQVWIYDERKNQMPQNKEFPSNRRIAEIFSDKSETFSTLIKKGRPNVYLLNAEETSINEDFRWFDIGRSNDSTLPSKNYRDTKIIILMGATGCGKSTLINGMVNYILGVKWNDPFRFKCVRDDETTAKNQAHSQTSTVTAYTLRHHDGMAVPYSITIIDTPGYGDTRGVQRDKEITRNIHQFLTQQGENSVDQIHAACFVAASGDSRLTATQRYIIDSVLSNFGKDVKENMRLLVTFADNADPPVVEACLAANFPVTSASAGITYSKFNSSVLYANNEQQGDDDFCFDKLFWDMGQENFDKFFTMLENMNGRNLKSTREVIQRRDLLEQSLKDIEQELEVCLVNIENIEMFRRKMREYGHKMETNKDFVVEKTEMRYVQIKCDKGFKAYNCHRCKRTCEPRVKVFKKRACTSSNCPCPITEHDFQTIEWQPRSVMIKTTLLDMKAEYESNYDDKMTTEQLLANCLTELDVTKAKVLSLLDQVGINACKLDSTALRSNALSPADYLSLMRSRVAEEQAPGYLTRLETLKELQQRLAGIVPKRQTQTFTTPGSRREEMPKQHNSPIRQENCWNEPKTDQQSEVYQQEEPKGAPKPNNKFLGIFPKWK, encoded by the exons ATGGCTGAACCTATCCGAATGTCAGCTCTGGGTCGCGATGCGCAAGTTGGGAATGTCTATAATTACTACACTGACGCCATAATTCCAA ATACTGGGACTCCAGCACCAAAAGAATGCAGGCTGACTCCAAAATGCAGTATCTTCTACCATCAGCAGCCAGACAAGAGTTACGAGCTGGGCATCAATTCCCACTTTCAAAAAAGCATCAATCGAGGTGCCGTGAACTTGAATGGACTGTGGTTCGCCAATTATCTTAAACCGAACCCATCGGAAGACGATGACATGGCAAAAGTCGACGTCTTCATTAAAATCGTTCAACAAACCGAATTCCTTGATCAGCAATATATTAATTCTAAAATGTACGATTACAAACTCGATACCGGTGGTTTAGCGACCCACTTGGTGGAAGAAGTTGTCTACGGAGCCGAGTTCATCTGTTCCATGCAGAGGAAAATCGATCAGCAGGAAACGAAAGAGAGCGCAGAAGAAAACCTCTTGAGAGAAACCAAAATCTACTTTGACGAGGTTGTATCCTCTAATCCAATGTTCACGAAACCCCCAGTCAAGTTGGGGAATGAAGTCTATTGTAAAATGTTTAGCAGTCTATCAAAAGCCAATCCGGTGCTGGAGGGCCTTTTCCAACAATCTATTTCGTGGCTGAGAAATAAAGCAACTTATAtggacaaagaaaaattgataCCTGTTGAGATTTTGCTTCGATATATTCCGGAAGAAATGGAAACTCGACTTCGATCAGAGAGGATGAACGACCTGAGAACAGAAATTGATTGGCATCGGAAATGGATTGATAAAGAAAGCAGTAGAATATTGAAAATCGCGACTCTCGATCGTGTGTTCCCACTCGCAAAAGTCGTATGTCAATTCCACGGACTGCTGACGCCAGTTTGGAATGAGATCGAGAAATTTTACGGGAACATTGTCTTGGGGACAGTAAGCCCTTCAGATCAAGAATTAACAGAATTCCAACTCATTAAAAAACTACTGAGGGATATGAAAGACTGGCTGACCCAACGACCGAATGAAATTAAGGATATTTGTTCCTTACTCGATGGTAAGCAATTGGTTGCTCTAGATTTGGAACATATTCGAACTAGCACAACAAATAATGATGAGCAACTTGTCAAAGTGCAAGTCAAAGTGTTGGTCTTGAAAGTCGACCACAACGAAAACCCGGCGGTAGACTACATAATGCAAAAAGTTGTCGATCTTCAGACAAAGGTTTTGAAGCTCCCGGTTTTTTCATTAATCACCAAGTTGCAGGAAAAACTTGTAGACGAAGTAAGGAACAAACTAAACAAATTCGCAAACGAAGCCGATCTTAGCGGTTGTCAAAACCGAAGTCCAAGTTACTATACAGCTCTGGTATCGAACTCTTCATTGGATGATGGaacaataagaaatttttattttgacaaagCATCAAACACAATAAGTTTTGGTTTAGTGTCCGTAGACGAtcccaaaaattcattggAAAAGCCTCAGCAACAAAATCCTCCAGATGGTTTTAATCTTATTAATTCCATGTTACCTCAGACTCCTATGACACCAACAGTTGGTCCCCCTTTAAACCAgcagcaaattcaaattgagaaCTGTGGACCTTTCTCAGCAACTGCCTCGTCCGTCACCACCAATACTAATTTGGATGACCATGAAAATCAGATTGGGATGGTCATTGACGAATCATCCGCATTATCGTCCGATTTGGAAATCACCGAGGACGCCGGGAGCAATAATACGACAGCTAATTCGAAGGATATGGTACAGTTTTTTGCGAAAAccgaaacagaaaattcaaacaaaacagaaattgaaCCGAATGCGGCTGCCATCAGCAGAAAAGCGGATGCAGAGCAAGATTTGAGTGTCCACAAAACTGAGAAAATGAAGGTAAACGATGTCGCAGAAGAGACGCCGTCACGCACAGCATCCACAGCAGCCGATTTCATCCAAAAgagttctgctgctgctggagggaagcaaaaaataaaacaacacaGTGACAGCAACGATCGGGAAAGACATGTCGGACAGTCTGATCAGAAGCTCGATCGGTACGAATCCAATTCGCAGTCGAATCCCGAACGTCATGCCAAAAATAGGTCCGATTCTtcaagacaagaagaagacgggaCTACTCAAGATCAAGACCaagacgaaacaaaacaagtatGGATTTatgacgaaagaaaaaatcaaatgccaCAGAACAAAGAATTTCCGTCAAATCGAAGAATCGCTGAAATATTTTCGGATAAAAGCGAAACATTTAgcacattaataaaaaagggcCGGCCTAATGTTTACTTGTTGAATGCCGAGGAAACGTCAATTAATGAGGATTTTCGGTGGTTCGACATTGGGCGATCTAATGATTCCACTTTGCCATCGAAAAACTATCGTGATACTAAAATAATTATCTTGATGGGCGCCACCGGATGCGGCAAGAGCACGCTTATCAACGGAATGGTCAATTACATCCTCGGCGTCAAATGGAACGATCCCTTCCGCTTCAAATGTGTCCGTGACGATGAAACGACCGCCAAGAACCAGGCACATAGTCAAACGAGTACAGTAACGGCCTACACTCTTCGCCACCATGACGGGATGGCCGTTCCGTATTCGATCACGATTATCGACACGCCCGGCTACGGTGACACGAGAGGAGTTCAAAGGGACAAGGAAATCACGCGCAACATCCATCAATTTCTGACGCAACAGGGCGAAAATAGTGTCGACCAGATTCACGCCGCATGTTTTGTTGCCGCTTCCGGCGATAGCCGATTGACGGCCACCCAGCGCTACATCATCGACTCGGTTCTTTCCAATTTTGGCAAAGACGTCAAGGAGAACATGAGATTGTTGGTGACGTTCGCGGACAATGCCGATCCTCCCGTCGTCGAGGCCTGCCTGGCTGCCAATTTTCCCGTGACATCCGCGTCGGCTGGAATCACCTACAGCAAATTCAACAGCTCCGTGCTCTACGCAAACAACGAACAACAAGGAGACGACGATTTCTGTTTCGACAAATTATTCTGGGACATGGGACAAGagaatttcgacaaatttttcaCCATGTTGGAGAATATGAATGGTCGCAATCTAAAATCAACGCGAGAGGTCATTCAGCGACGAGATCTCCTGGAACAGTCGCTCAAAGACATCGAGCAGGAGCTGGAAGTCTGTCTTGTTAACATTGAAAACATAGAAATGTTTCGTAGGAAAATGAGGGAATACGGCCACAAGATGGAGACCAACAAGGATTTCGTCGTTGAGAAAACGGAAATGCGGTATGTGCAGATTAAATGCGACAAAGGATTCAAGGCTTACAATTGTCATCGTTGCAAAAGAACTTGCGAGCCGCGCGTCAAAGTATTCAAGAAAAGAGCGTGCACTAGCAGCAATTGCCCATGTCCCATTACTGAACATGACTTTCAAACGATTGAATGGCAACCGCGTTCGGTGATGATCAAAACGACTCTGTTGGATATGAAAGCCGAATACGAATCGAATTATGATGACAAAATGACCACCGAGCAACTGCTTGCTAACTGCCTGACTGAATTAGATGTAACCAAAGCGAAAGTATTGAGTCTACTTGACCAAGTGGGCATCAATGCCTGTAAACTAGATTCGACAGCTCTGCGTTCAAATGCATTAAGTCCGGCCGACTATCTCAGCCTGATGAGAAGTCGAGTCGCCGAGGAACAAGCTCCCGGTTATCTAACACGATTGGAAACGTTAAAGGAGCTGCAACAGAGGCTGGCAGGAATTGTCCCCAAAAGACAAACGCAAACGTTCACTACGCCCGGATCACGTCGAGAAGAAATGCCCAAGCAGCACAATTCCCCAATCCGGCAAGAGAATTGTTGGAATGAACCCAAAACTGATCAACAATCCGAAGTATACCAACAAGAGGAACCAAAAGGCGCTCCCAAacctaataataaatttcttgGTATTTTTCCAAAGTGGAAATAG